From Kiritimatiellales bacterium, a single genomic window includes:
- a CDS encoding transcriptional repressor, protein MKQEIDREFTAICRRNNWKCTIQRRAVYGFMRGNLSHPGVDTVWNHVRETAPTVTRESVYRILNEFSQCGILNRLDHIENARYDSRTDSHGHFVCEQCGTIIDFDLSQKMTVPDDAVKGEIRQIELRISGICSKCR, encoded by the coding sequence GTGAAACAGGAAATTGACAGAGAATTTACGGCGATCTGCCGCAGGAATAACTGGAAGTGTACCATCCAGCGGCGTGCGGTTTACGGCTTTATGCGGGGCAACCTTTCTCACCCCGGTGTGGATACCGTATGGAATCATGTGCGCGAGACCGCACCGACCGTTACCCGTGAAAGTGTATACCGGATTCTGAATGAATTTTCTCAGTGCGGAATTTTAAACCGCTTGGATCATATCGAGAATGCGCGCTACGACAGCCGGACGGATTCCCACGGACATTTTGTCTGTGAACAGTGCGGCACGATTATTGACTTTGATTTATCACAGAAAATGACGGTGCCGGATGATGCCGTCAAAGGAGAAATCCGGCAGATCGAATTGAGAATTTCCGGCATTTGCAGTAAATGCCGCTAG